The following coding sequences are from one Methanosarcina sp. WWM596 window:
- the gltA gene encoding NADPH-dependent glutamate synthase — protein sequence MCGLQEKKTEKAKKERTPMPEQPADERRKNFNEVTLGYTKEDALAEASRCLSCKDPKCVEGCPVNVDIPGFIKLVCEEDFEGAIEKIKTTNALPAICGRVCPQETQCEALCVLGKKGQPVAIGRLERFCADYEREKGMKAPGTMPPTGKKVAVVGSGPASLTAAADLAKLGHKVTIFESLHKAGGVLSYGIPEFRLPKEIVRQEVEYIEKLGVEVKPNYVIGRIKTLDELCEEFDAVFLGTGAGLPNFMGIEGENLSGVYSANEFLTRVNLMKAYDPEYDTRVRCGKQVVVVGGGNVAMDAARSALRLGAEEVNIVYRRGEEEMPARREEVEHAKEEGIIFRFLTNPVRILGDEKFNVTGVECIKMELGEPDKSGRRSPAPVEGSEFLVPAEVVVIAIGTSPNPIIFKGSEGLEQNRRGTVVADDETGATSKCGVFAGGDVVTGAATVISAMGAGKKAAKAIDEYLRKK from the coding sequence ATGTGTGGATTACAGGAAAAAAAGACAGAAAAAGCAAAGAAAGAAAGGACCCCGATGCCAGAGCAGCCTGCTGACGAGCGCAGGAAGAACTTTAATGAAGTAACCCTCGGCTACACGAAAGAGGATGCCCTTGCCGAAGCTTCCAGATGCCTCTCCTGCAAGGACCCAAAATGTGTTGAGGGCTGCCCTGTGAATGTGGATATCCCTGGCTTTATCAAGCTGGTCTGTGAGGAAGATTTTGAAGGAGCAATCGAGAAAATAAAAACCACAAACGCTCTCCCTGCCATCTGCGGGCGTGTCTGCCCCCAGGAGACCCAGTGTGAAGCCCTCTGTGTGCTAGGCAAAAAAGGGCAGCCCGTTGCAATCGGAAGGCTTGAGCGTTTCTGCGCAGATTATGAGCGCGAAAAAGGCATGAAGGCTCCTGGGACTATGCCTCCAACTGGCAAAAAGGTAGCAGTTGTGGGTTCCGGGCCTGCAAGCCTTACTGCCGCAGCAGACCTCGCAAAACTTGGCCACAAAGTCACAATCTTTGAGTCTCTGCACAAAGCCGGAGGAGTCCTGAGTTACGGCATCCCCGAGTTCAGGCTGCCAAAGGAAATTGTGCGGCAGGAAGTAGAGTACATCGAAAAGCTTGGGGTAGAGGTAAAGCCCAATTATGTAATTGGCAGGATAAAGACCTTAGACGAACTCTGCGAAGAGTTTGATGCGGTCTTTTTGGGCACAGGCGCAGGGCTCCCTAACTTTATGGGAATCGAAGGGGAAAACTTAAGCGGCGTATATTCCGCAAATGAATTCCTGACCCGTGTAAACCTCATGAAAGCCTATGACCCTGAATACGACACAAGAGTAAGGTGTGGGAAGCAGGTTGTGGTTGTAGGAGGTGGAAACGTAGCAATGGATGCCGCCCGCTCTGCTCTCCGCCTAGGCGCAGAAGAAGTAAATATAGTCTACCGCCGAGGAGAAGAAGAAATGCCCGCCCGCCGGGAAGAAGTTGAGCACGCCAAAGAAGAAGGTATAATCTTCAGGTTCCTTACAAACCCTGTCCGCATCCTTGGAGACGAAAAGTTCAATGTTACAGGCGTCGAGTGCATAAAAATGGAACTTGGAGAACCTGACAAGTCCGGCAGAAGAAGCCCTGCCCCCGTAGAAGGCTCGGAATTTCTTGTCCCTGCAGAAGTTGTGGTTATCGCTATAGGCACCTCTCCGAACCCGATCATTTTCAAAGGCTCAGAAGGCCTTGAACAGAACAGGAGGGGCACTGTTGTTGCTGATGACGAAACCGGAGCAACCTCCAAATGCGGAGTCTTTGCAGGTGGAGATGTGGTAACAGGCGCAGCGACCGTAATCAGTGCAATGGGCGCAGGAAAGAAAGCTGCAAAGGCAATTGATGAGTATTTAAGAAAAAAATAA
- a CDS encoding sulfide/dihydroorotate dehydrogenase-like FAD/NAD-binding protein: MAYRILEKEEIAPSVHRMVIDAPDVAKAAKAGQFIILRIDERGERVPLTIADFERETGTVTVIFQEMGKTTKQLAKLSAGDSLEDFVGPLGTPADIRQLGTVILVGGGVGVAPIYPQAKAYTSAGNRVITIIGARNKDLLILEKEMEEASSELYIATDDGSKGHHGFVTDIMKKILDSGEKVARVVIIGPPIMMKVGAGVASPYDVEILVSLNSIMVDGTGMCGGCRVTVGGETKFTCVDGPEFDARKVDFVQLMNRLAMYRGEEAEAVEKYEEKCRCGLH, from the coding sequence ATGGCATATAGAATACTGGAAAAGGAAGAGATTGCCCCATCGGTGCACAGAATGGTAATAGATGCCCCTGATGTGGCAAAGGCTGCGAAAGCCGGACAGTTCATAATCCTCAGGATTGATGAAAGGGGGGAAAGAGTTCCTCTTACAATTGCGGATTTTGAGAGAGAGACAGGCACGGTTACTGTTATTTTTCAAGAAATGGGCAAGACCACAAAACAGCTTGCAAAGCTTTCTGCAGGCGATTCCCTTGAGGATTTTGTCGGGCCCCTCGGAACCCCTGCCGACATAAGACAGCTTGGCACTGTAATTCTTGTAGGAGGAGGGGTAGGAGTTGCCCCAATCTACCCCCAGGCAAAGGCTTATACGAGTGCAGGCAACCGGGTAATTACAATTATAGGAGCCCGGAACAAGGACCTCCTGATTCTGGAAAAAGAAATGGAGGAAGCCAGTTCCGAACTGTACATAGCAACCGATGACGGGTCAAAAGGGCACCACGGGTTTGTGACCGATATCATGAAAAAGATTCTGGACAGCGGCGAAAAGGTTGCAAGGGTTGTAATTATAGGCCCGCCAATCATGATGAAAGTGGGGGCAGGGGTTGCTTCCCCCTATGATGTGGAAATCCTTGTCAGTCTTAATTCCATAATGGTAGACGGGACCGGGATGTGCGGAGGTTGCAGAGTTACTGTCGGCGGAGAAACGAAGTTTACGTGCGTTGACGGTCCTGAATTTGACGCCCGAAAAGTAGACTTTGTCCAGCTCATGAACAGGCTTGCAATGTACCGCGGCGAAGAGGCAGAAGCTGTGGAAAAATACGAAGAGAAATGCAGATGCGGACTGCACTGA
- a CDS encoding helix-turn-helix transcriptional regulator: MLDSKVKLFKALGDETRLTILSYLLEHSYCACDFSSLTKKDQTTVSKHLKVLVEAGILKYERQGRNIIYSIKNEEIECLLVSLGIMDIKSCCDEQQVSRVCHTDKTENRIHNIINERTDYRDENKAKNKTKLNLEIKNEDVNNKERGK; this comes from the coding sequence ATGCTTGATAGTAAAGTAAAGTTATTTAAAGCTCTCGGAGATGAGACCCGGCTTACTATCCTTTCTTACCTGCTGGAGCATAGTTACTGTGCCTGTGATTTCTCTTCCCTAACGAAAAAGGACCAGACAACGGTTTCAAAGCACCTGAAGGTTCTTGTCGAAGCTGGAATTTTAAAATACGAAAGACAGGGACGAAATATCATCTACAGCATCAAAAACGAGGAGATCGAGTGTTTGCTTGTATCTCTTGGAATCATGGATATAAAGTCCTGCTGTGATGAGCAACAAGTTTCCAGAGTTTGTCATACCGATAAAACTGAAAACAGAATTCACAATATTATTAATGAGAGAACTGATTATCGAGATGAAAACAAAGCTAAGAACAAAACGAAACTAAATCTTGAGATCAAAAATGAAGATGTGAACAATAAGGAACGGGGTAAATGA
- a CDS encoding arsenite methyltransferase, producing MDAAEKKEVIKKKYQEIATLGGSCCSGGGCCGDSSSADLSKSLGYSEEDVQAVPNANLGLGCGNPAAFAELKPGDTVLDLGSGAGFDCFLAAQRVGSSGKVIGVDMTPEMVEKAQVNALQYGYLNVEFRQGDIEALPIDDRSVDVIISNCVINLAPDKEKVFREAFRVLKPEGRMYVSDMVLLAELPEDLKNNKDLLAGCVAGAVLKKEYLGLLKKAGFSVKTLAEDLDISKRQYGGLPVESLKLKAWI from the coding sequence ATGGATGCCGCTGAAAAAAAAGAAGTTATCAAAAAGAAGTATCAGGAAATTGCAACTTTAGGGGGTTCCTGCTGTTCTGGCGGTGGATGCTGCGGGGATTCGAGTTCAGCAGACTTGTCTAAATCTCTTGGCTATTCGGAAGAGGATGTCCAGGCTGTTCCGAATGCAAACCTGGGTCTTGGCTGTGGTAATCCTGCAGCTTTTGCAGAACTGAAACCTGGGGATACTGTCCTGGATCTGGGCTCGGGTGCGGGATTTGATTGTTTCCTTGCTGCACAGAGAGTCGGAAGCTCGGGAAAGGTTATTGGGGTCGATATGACTCCTGAAATGGTTGAAAAAGCTCAGGTTAACGCCCTACAATATGGATATTTAAATGTTGAATTCCGCCAGGGGGATATTGAAGCACTTCCGATTGATGATCGCTCGGTGGATGTTATTATCAGCAACTGTGTGATTAACCTCGCGCCGGATAAAGAAAAGGTTTTCAGGGAAGCTTTCCGGGTGCTGAAGCCAGAAGGCAGGATGTATGTTTCGGATATGGTCCTCCTGGCTGAGCTACCCGAAGATCTTAAAAACAACAAAGACCTGCTTGCAGGCTGTGTTGCCGGAGCTGTGTTAAAAAAGGAGTATCTGGGCCTTTTAAAAAAAGCAGGGTTCTCGGTTAAAACTCTGGCTGAAGATTTGGATATAAGTAAAAGGCAGTATGGAGGTCTTCCAGTCGAAAGCCTGAAATTAAAGGCTTGGATATGA
- a CDS encoding NosD domain-containing protein translates to MGNRVIGVGLFEVILLKIIRSVKICFAIGFLLLLLSSGSAGARRITVGSDGNKDFPSIQEAVNAAEAGDTVYVYNGLYTENIYLDKEISVRSISGKPEKNIVTAKNPHDHVFHVIANNVTISGFSINGANDTQKAGIYLEDTHGIMISNNNLSSNRLGIYLESSATNMLNLNDVSGNEVGIFLKFSKDNWVINNRVKMNSLDGILLEASDENRVIGNLLHYNTEYGFMLSNSSRNLIYNNFFQNTVNIGYEGINSENTWNITRERGINIAGGSYIGGNYWTDPQSTAMCVIEDLDDDGFCDASYDLGEGNIDYMPLILRPPLFQNNERSLTVSLLGFALFVFALGIFIIKRVMGWGGSDFYEDNK, encoded by the coding sequence ATGGGGAACAGGGTGATAGGGGTCGGTCTCTTTGAGGTGATATTACTGAAAATCATAAGATCCGTAAAAATCTGTTTTGCAATAGGTTTTTTACTTTTGTTGCTCAGCTCAGGCTCTGCGGGTGCCAGACGAATCACTGTGGGGAGTGACGGTAATAAGGACTTTCCCTCTATTCAGGAGGCCGTGAATGCAGCCGAGGCTGGAGATACGGTTTATGTGTATAATGGACTTTATACTGAGAACATATATCTTGACAAAGAAATTTCTGTTCGTTCAATCTCTGGAAAGCCTGAAAAAAATATTGTAACTGCAAAAAATCCTCATGATCATGTATTTCATGTAATTGCAAATAACGTAACTATAAGTGGTTTTTCCATAAATGGCGCTAATGATACTCAGAAAGCTGGCATTTATCTGGAGGATACGCATGGAATTATGATAAGCAACAATAATCTTTCCAGTAATCGCCTGGGAATTTATCTTGAATCTTCTGCTACCAATATGTTGAATCTAAATGATGTTTCTGGGAATGAGGTAGGAATTTTCCTGAAATTTTCGAAAGATAATTGGGTTATCAACAACAGGGTGAAAATGAACAGTCTGGATGGCATTTTGCTTGAAGCTTCAGACGAAAACCGTGTTATTGGAAATCTCCTTCATTACAATACCGAGTATGGCTTTATGCTCTCAAATAGCAGTAGAAACCTCATTTATAATAACTTCTTTCAAAACACTGTAAATATCGGTTATGAAGGTATTAACTCAGAGAATACCTGGAATATAACTCGGGAGAGAGGAATAAATATTGCGGGGGGTTCTTATATCGGTGGAAACTATTGGACTGATCCTCAAAGCACAGCCATGTGTGTTATTGAAGATCTGGATGATGATGGATTCTGCGATGCTTCATATGACCTGGGAGAAGGTAATATCGATTATATGCCTCTTATACTTCGCCCTCCACTTTTCCAAAACAATGAACGTTCCCTTACGGTTTCTCTTTTGGGATTTGCCTTATTTGTATTCGCTCTCGGAATATTTATCATAAAAAGAGTAATGGGTTGGGGAGGAAGCGATTTTTACGAAGATAATAAGTGA
- a CDS encoding mannose-1-phosphate guanylyltransferase/mannose-6-phosphate isomerase — translation MKSIILAGGSGTRLWPLSREMYPKQFLKFGETSLFQETVLRCFEVSDISEIFVVTNEAQKFFVIGQIKEMGYSIPPENVLIEPEGKNTLPAIFFGMKEIDRKFGNSIVGVFSSDHVLDRAAMATISSAEKLASDYLVTFGVIPTLPHTGYGYIKASESCEPGYKVSEFREKPDFETAQIYIEEGCLWNSGMFLFETQLFFEEVKKHAPSVFACFEKGGSINDIYACVDKVSIDYGIMEKSDRVAVVKLDQKWSDLGNFAAIYDELEKDSVGNVIHECDSMLLNSDGNLVYSKCGKIVSLIDIKDMVIVDTSDALLICPKSSSQKVKEIVTDLKGRNDERAFIGQTVYRPWGSYTLLDASPGHKIKNITVLSDHKLSLQLHYHRSEHWVVVKGMACVEVDGDQFFLRPGESTFIRAGQKHRLSNPGKVPLEIIEVQLGELVDEGDIVRFDDVYGRS, via the coding sequence ATTAAGTCGATAATTCTTGCAGGCGGCTCAGGGACGAGACTCTGGCCTCTCAGCCGGGAAATGTATCCCAAACAATTTTTAAAATTCGGTGAGACCTCACTTTTTCAGGAAACAGTGCTTCGATGTTTTGAGGTTTCAGATATTTCTGAGATTTTTGTGGTAACGAACGAAGCCCAGAAATTTTTCGTGATCGGACAGATCAAGGAAATGGGATACTCAATTCCTCCTGAGAATGTCCTGATCGAGCCCGAAGGCAAGAACACACTTCCTGCAATCTTCTTTGGAATGAAAGAGATTGATAGAAAATTCGGGAATTCAATCGTAGGGGTATTTTCCTCCGATCATGTGCTTGACAGAGCTGCAATGGCAACGATTTCTTCAGCTGAAAAGCTGGCTTCGGATTATCTGGTCACTTTCGGGGTTATTCCTACACTCCCTCATACAGGATACGGTTACATTAAAGCTTCAGAGTCCTGCGAGCCTGGTTACAAGGTTTCGGAATTCCGAGAAAAGCCTGATTTTGAAACCGCACAAATATACATTGAAGAAGGCTGTCTCTGGAATAGCGGGATGTTCCTTTTTGAGACGCAGCTTTTCTTTGAAGAAGTCAAAAAACACGCGCCTTCGGTTTTTGCCTGCTTTGAGAAAGGGGGCAGTATTAATGACATTTATGCATGTGTGGATAAGGTTTCCATTGATTACGGCATAATGGAAAAGTCTGATAGAGTTGCTGTCGTAAAGCTGGACCAGAAATGGAGTGACCTTGGAAACTTTGCGGCAATTTATGACGAGCTGGAAAAGGATTCAGTAGGAAACGTGATCCATGAATGTGACTCCATGCTTCTCAACTCAGACGGCAACCTAGTGTATTCGAAATGTGGCAAAATCGTTTCCCTGATTGATATTAAGGATATGGTTATTGTTGACACGAGTGATGCTCTGTTAATATGTCCCAAATCCAGCAGCCAGAAAGTAAAGGAAATAGTCACCGACCTGAAGGGCAGGAACGATGAAAGAGCATTTATCGGGCAAACAGTCTACCGCCCCTGGGGTTCATATACACTCCTTGATGCTTCTCCCGGTCATAAAATAAAAAATATTACTGTGCTTTCTGATCATAAGTTAAGCCTGCAATTGCACTACCACAGGAGTGAACACTGGGTGGTTGTAAAAGGCATGGCCTGCGTGGAAGTGGATGGAGATCAGTTTTTCCTGAGGCCTGGGGAAAGCACATTTATCAGAGCCGGACAAAAGCACAGGTTATCGAATCCGGGGAAGGTTCCGCTGGAGATTATTGAGGTACAGTTAGGAGAGCTTGTGGACGAAGGGGACATTGTCAGGTTTGATGATGTTTATGGGAGAAGCTGA
- a CDS encoding flippase, with product MILWKESYIMPSSNNIIHRIMQIEQLRRQSIVTLSTTILLTAIGFLSTMYFAHSVGESVLGSYFLFLAYFNTLTLILDGGLGGAAVKRISEGREKNEYFTTVFVLRIFLVGVSIIILLFARPILENVDQSGMYSWLFIALIIGIFWNSVSNGNYGSGKVGLNQTCGFISSAGCTVFQVIAVYLGFGANGLAGGFIFGMIAATVIGFHYLDLRFKRFNTEHLKSIFSYSFWIFLASSGSLVFSYADTIIIGQFLETADVGIYRVAFQFTTAATFTTLAMKTVLFPKVSNWNANGELKMAENAFAKGITYSLLLAVPVFAGGIILGDKMLYFFYGEGFARGTQTFYVLLAVQLVNVFMFLQTMYLNALNHPKESFKVTAVAATANIALDFMLIPILGILGAAVATLITMILNSLLAYLALKRMIHVRLEYQEIKNIAIATITMGLGVGCYRILVPLSNIWLTLIPIILGAILYVLLLLKLDSNIRSEIIQIGKQIGLQ from the coding sequence ATGATACTGTGGAAAGAGAGTTATATTATGCCCAGCTCAAATAATATCATTCACCGCATTATGCAAATTGAACAATTGCGTCGCCAGAGCATTGTGACCCTTTCCACAACAATATTACTCACCGCAATTGGTTTTTTAAGTACAATGTATTTTGCCCATTCTGTTGGAGAATCAGTACTGGGATCATACTTTCTTTTTTTAGCCTACTTTAATACCTTAACCCTGATCCTGGATGGTGGTTTGGGAGGAGCAGCAGTTAAGAGGATAAGCGAAGGAAGAGAAAAAAATGAATATTTCACGACAGTTTTTGTATTAAGGATCTTTCTTGTAGGAGTTTCTATAATTATACTTCTTTTTGCCAGGCCTATCCTTGAAAATGTCGACCAATCAGGAATGTATTCATGGCTGTTTATAGCTTTAATTATCGGGATTTTCTGGAATAGTGTTTCAAATGGGAACTACGGCTCCGGGAAAGTGGGATTAAATCAAACTTGTGGGTTTATAAGCAGTGCAGGATGTACGGTTTTTCAGGTGATTGCCGTATACCTGGGTTTCGGGGCAAATGGGCTTGCCGGGGGCTTTATATTTGGAATGATCGCAGCCACTGTAATAGGATTTCATTATTTAGACCTCAGATTTAAAAGATTTAATACCGAACATTTAAAAAGCATATTTTCATATTCCTTCTGGATTTTTTTAGCTTCAAGTGGAAGCCTTGTATTCAGCTATGCCGACACAATAATTATAGGACAGTTTTTAGAAACCGCCGATGTTGGGATATACAGGGTAGCATTTCAATTTACAACAGCTGCAACCTTTACAACACTCGCAATGAAAACGGTACTCTTCCCAAAAGTGAGCAACTGGAATGCAAACGGAGAATTAAAAATGGCAGAGAATGCCTTTGCAAAAGGCATAACATATTCTTTGCTGCTTGCAGTACCTGTTTTTGCAGGAGGAATTATACTCGGGGATAAAATGCTCTATTTCTTTTATGGAGAAGGTTTTGCACGGGGCACGCAGACCTTTTACGTGCTACTGGCAGTGCAACTTGTAAATGTGTTCATGTTTCTGCAAACCATGTATCTGAATGCCCTGAACCACCCAAAAGAATCATTTAAAGTAACAGCGGTAGCAGCAACTGCAAATATAGCCCTTGATTTCATGTTGATTCCGATCCTTGGGATCCTCGGAGCAGCGGTTGCAACTCTTATTACCATGATCCTGAACTCTTTACTCGCATACCTGGCATTGAAACGTATGATTCACGTTAGACTTGAATACCAGGAAATAAAAAATATCGCAATCGCAACTATAACAATGGGACTGGGGGTGGGATGTTATCGGATTTTAGTGCCTTTATCAAACATATGGCTTACATTAATCCCAATAATACTGGGAGCTATTTTGTACGTTCTCCTGCTCTTAAAACTTGACTCCAATATCCGGAGTGAAATAATACAGATCGGAAAGCAGATAGGATTACAGTAA
- a CDS encoding ornithine cyclodeaminase family protein, with protein sequence MEVITHDMIRELDISPEQSIQWVENGFKMKHECQLPPKTSLKLEGNIFYNTMPCIMETINSAGVKVVSRYPKRSPSLESHILLYSTETGSLEAIIDATWITAMRTGAVAALAIKTFAVKNFQTVSLVGLGNTARATFEALLSIYKDKLLKIKLLKYKDQAEDFINRFSKAPNVEFEICENFEELVFNADVILSCVTVAENLFGRDELYKEGVLVVPVHTRGFQNCDLFFDKVYADDKEHVSNFKYFDRFKKFAEFSDVLLGKTEGRADDNERILSYNIGIALHDIYFARQIYDRLMNKGKIINFKTPNDKFWY encoded by the coding sequence ATGGAAGTTATAACTCATGATATGATAAGGGAGCTTGATATTAGCCCAGAACAAAGTATTCAATGGGTAGAAAATGGTTTCAAGATGAAACATGAATGTCAGCTTCCCCCTAAAACTAGCTTAAAGTTAGAGGGCAATATATTTTATAATACAATGCCCTGTATCATGGAAACCATCAACAGTGCTGGAGTGAAAGTAGTTTCAAGATATCCAAAAAGAAGCCCATCTTTAGAAAGTCACATTTTATTGTATTCTACTGAAACAGGAAGTCTTGAAGCTATAATTGATGCAACTTGGATTACAGCAATGAGGACTGGAGCTGTGGCTGCTTTAGCTATTAAAACCTTTGCAGTAAAGAATTTTCAAACGGTATCTTTAGTTGGATTAGGAAATACTGCAAGAGCAACTTTTGAAGCATTGTTAAGTATATATAAAGATAAGCTTTTAAAAATTAAATTACTAAAATATAAAGATCAAGCCGAGGATTTCATTAATCGTTTTTCAAAAGCTCCTAATGTTGAATTTGAAATATGTGAAAACTTTGAAGAACTAGTCTTTAACGCTGATGTTATACTTTCCTGTGTAACCGTAGCAGAGAATCTATTTGGAAGAGATGAGTTATATAAAGAAGGTGTTCTAGTGGTTCCTGTTCACACCCGTGGATTTCAGAATTGCGATCTGTTTTTTGACAAAGTATATGCTGATGACAAAGAACACGTTTCTAATTTTAAATACTTTGATCGTTTTAAGAAATTTGCTGAATTTTCAGATGTATTATTAGGAAAAACAGAAGGACGGGCTGACGACAATGAAAGAATCTTAAGCTATAATATTGGTATTGCCCTTCATGACATATATTTTGCTAGACAAATTTATGATAGATTGATGAATAAAGGCAAAATTATTAATTTCAAAACTCCAAACGATAAATTTTGGTATTAA
- a CDS encoding aminotransferase class I/II-fold pyridoxal phosphate-dependent enzyme, whose amino-acid sequence MQAIILAAGMGKRLGELTKNNTKCMISVHGKTLIEKTLDILEKTEVKRVILVIGYQGEKLKKFIGSSYKGLEIIYVENEIYYKTNNIYSLYLASDYLIEDDTLLLESDLIFDEKIIFDLIAHPFPNLAVVSKYESWMDGTVVTIDKDDNIVRFIPKKHFKYQEISDYYKTVNIYKFSKAFSLESYVPFLKAYSSAIGNNEYYEQVLRVIVSLEKQDLKAYKLSAEKWYEIDDIQDLNNAETVFGTENNKLELFQKRYGGYWRFPHLKDFCYLVNPYFPNDTMQNEMKCYFYDLLSQYPSGLDIQNILASKMFGCHSNQIIVGNGAAELINSLLTISNGTVGVIYPTFNEYPERVQANKLKTMYPKNENFSYSAKDLQKFSHDIDNLILINPDNPSGNFIPVEDVIELADHLRKNNKKLILDESFVDFTSKGATNSLIHKDLLNENPNMIVIKSISKSYGVPGIRLGVMATSDSELLCRVKKNISIWNINSFAEFFLQIIGKYEGEYIEACNKIASERDRFYGKLCKVPFLRVIPSQANYFLCEVKGKFSSTELTDLLLRKYDIFIKDCKGKAGFDNKNYVRIAVRDFDDNEYLTEILHSI is encoded by the coding sequence ATGCAGGCAATTATTTTAGCGGCCGGGATGGGGAAAAGGTTAGGAGAATTAACGAAAAACAATACCAAATGCATGATTTCAGTGCATGGGAAAACTCTTATTGAAAAGACTCTTGACATCCTGGAAAAAACAGAGGTCAAAAGAGTTATTTTAGTTATAGGATATCAGGGTGAAAAGCTTAAAAAGTTTATTGGATCTTCTTACAAAGGGCTTGAGATCATATATGTAGAAAATGAGATTTATTATAAAACCAACAACATCTATTCATTATATCTTGCTAGCGATTACTTAATTGAAGATGACACTCTGCTTCTTGAAAGTGATTTAATCTTCGATGAAAAGATAATCTTCGATTTGATAGCTCACCCTTTTCCCAATTTGGCCGTTGTATCAAAATACGAATCATGGATGGATGGAACAGTTGTCACTATAGATAAGGATGACAATATCGTTCGTTTTATTCCTAAAAAACATTTTAAGTATCAAGAAATTTCGGATTATTATAAAACCGTCAACATATATAAATTCTCAAAAGCTTTTTCATTAGAGAGCTATGTTCCTTTTTTGAAAGCTTATAGTTCTGCCATTGGTAATAATGAATATTATGAGCAGGTACTGAGAGTAATTGTCTCCCTTGAAAAGCAGGATCTTAAAGCTTATAAATTGTCAGCTGAAAAATGGTATGAAATTGATGATATTCAAGATCTGAACAATGCTGAAACAGTTTTTGGAACTGAAAATAATAAACTTGAACTGTTTCAAAAAAGGTATGGTGGATATTGGAGATTCCCTCATTTAAAGGATTTTTGTTATTTGGTCAATCCATATTTTCCAAATGATACAATGCAGAATGAGATGAAATGCTATTTCTATGATTTATTGTCCCAATATCCTTCAGGCTTGGATATTCAAAATATTCTAGCATCAAAGATGTTTGGATGTCACAGCAATCAAATAATTGTTGGAAATGGGGCTGCAGAACTGATTAATTCTCTTTTAACAATCTCCAATGGAACTGTGGGTGTGATATACCCTACTTTCAATGAATATCCGGAGAGAGTGCAGGCTAACAAACTCAAAACGATGTATCCTAAGAATGAAAATTTTTCATACTCTGCAAAAGATCTTCAGAAATTTAGCCACGATATTGACAATCTTATTCTTATAAATCCAGATAACCCGAGTGGGAACTTTATTCCGGTTGAAGATGTGATTGAACTGGCAGATCATCTTAGAAAAAATAATAAGAAACTTATCCTTGATGAATCGTTTGTGGATTTTACATCTAAAGGCGCTACAAATTCTTTGATTCATAAAGATCTCCTAAATGAAAATCCAAATATGATAGTAATCAAAAGTATAAGCAAGAGTTATGGCGTTCCGGGTATTAGATTGGGAGTTATGGCCACGTCTGATTCCGAATTACTTTGCAGAGTTAAGAAAAATATATCGATCTGGAACATAAATTCCTTTGCGGAGTTCTTTTTGCAAATTATTGGAAAATATGAGGGAGAATACATTGAAGCATGTAATAAAATAGCTTCAGAAAGGGATCGATTTTATGGAAAATTATGTAAAGTGCCTTTTTTGAGAGTGATCCCTTCTCAGGCAAATTATTTTTTATGTGAAGTTAAGGGTAAGTTTAGTTCTACTGAATTGACAGACTTATTACTAAGAAAATATGACATATTTATAAAAGATTGTAAAGGGAAAGCCGGTTTTGATAACAAAAACTATGTAAGAATTGCTGTTAGAGATTTTGACGATAACGAATATTTAACGGAAATTTTGCATTCAATATGA